The following proteins are co-located in the Silene latifolia isolate original U9 population chromosome 1, ASM4854445v1, whole genome shotgun sequence genome:
- the LOC141656508 gene encoding putative mitochondrial protein AtMg00820 translates to MDNILTDIHEGLKKFCAHYSFLSELAAPNVDDALTDPGWVIAMQEELNQFERSKVWHLEPLPKDHSVIGTKWVFRNKLDDAGVIVRNKARLVVQGYNQQEGIDYDETFAPVARLEAIRLLIAFASHMGVKLFQIVVKTAFLNGYL, encoded by the coding sequence ATGGATAACATCCTGACTGATATCCATGAGGGATTGAAAAAATTTTGTGCTCATTATTCATTTTTGTCTGAATTAGCAGCCCCCAACGTTGATGATGCTTTAACTGATCCTGGTTGGGTTATTGCTATGCAGGAGGAACTTAATCAGTTTGAGCGCAGCAAGGTGTGGCATTTGGAACCACTTCCAAAAGATCATTCTGTCATAGGAACGAAATGGGTATTTCGAAACAAATTGGATGATGCAGGTGTAATTGTGAGAAACAAGGCTAGACTTGTGGTGCAAGGATACAATCAACaggaagggatcgattatgatgaaaccttcgcaccCGTGGCTAGACTTGAAGCTATTCGTCTCCTTATTGCCTTTGCTTCTCATATGGGTGTCAAACTCTTTCAAATAGTTGTTAAG